The genomic interval tcataaaaaaaaatagtgagaaaaTGGGCTCAcatttttcatgaaatgtaGAAGAACTTATGTGCAGGTAAATAGTATCAAAGTTATGCCATGACAATCATCAAGCATGAATGAGTTAGTGATGTGAAAGAAATTTCTCAATTAGGTAGATCAACTCAAGATGATAGACTCAactagtcattttttttaaagaaaaaagaaacaacaatatttttgaaattcctttttcttcttattgttatttgaaaaaaaaaaaaaggaatcctCACAAGAGTAAACATGTTTCCCTTACTTTCCTTTTGTTTGTATACGCTGGAACCCTTGTCCAGATAATAATTGAAGATTCCGTCAGGATTGGTAGGTAGTCATCTAGGTTTAAACTCTCGACTTTGCTGCCCTGACCAAATAAAAAGACCTATTTGACCCTTAAATCTTACAAGGGTATTtgtatatgataaaatattccATGTCTGAACATTTGGACTATTTTTATGCTATGGAGGCTGTTAGGTGGACGTTGTTGGTTCTTAATATCAGGCTTGATTTGACCCAAGGATGAGTGACACAGGAGACaggagaaataaaaaataaatagtaatctCCTCCAaatacttctatttttttctattgtatATTAGCTTCTGCAGCAATTTTTCGTTAACAACGCATGCCTCTAGTGTTCAGTTGCGCAACATTTAGACCTTTGAACCTTAAGCTTGTCTTTTGAGTGTGTCTTTGAATCTTTCCTCCCTATCTATTTCATTCTGGTCCTTCTTTTCGGtttaatttactttttcctGCGTCAGAATCCACTTTTCTACTCTTTTGAAAAGACTGCAAATTGGAAAATCTTGAGAAAATTCCATCCTCCATTGATGGCCTAGATCTAAGTCTAAAGCATATTACTTTACTTTTCTCTTTTGATCTGCGCCCATCATTGTCTCAAATTCATTTTGGCTACtttaactttatatattttcattttctcattccCTCTCTTCGTCAATTCCATCCTTTGAGACATTCTGCAGATGGATTCTGTTAAATCATTGGACGTGAATCCTGCTAAGGGTAAACTGGCACGCACCTTTGCTAAAGTTCTTCAGCTTCGAGTGGCAACTGGAGTTGCCCCGGTTGATGGAAATCTGAAGGTTAAGCCCCAAGAAAAGATCAAGAAAGACTGGAATGTTGGCAAGAGTGCAGCCCGAACGGGTAGTCGGTCTCTGCCTTTCGATAATGAAGAGGAGCTAGAGAATAAGGTGGCCTTGCAAGCTCTTCTTGCCAAACTGTTTGCTACCATTTCATCCGTTAAAGCTGCGTATGCTCAGCTACAGTATTCTCAGTCTCCTTATGATGCTGATGGGATTCAAGCTGCTGATCAAATGGTAGTCTCAGAGTTGAAGAATTTGTCGAAATTTAAGCTGAGTTACTTGAAGAGACAGTTTGATCCTTCATCAGAGACTGCAATGCTTTCAGCTGAAATTCAGGAGCAAAAGAGTGTTTTGAAAACCTATGAAATAATGGGGAAGAAATTGGATTCTCAGCTGAGGCTCAAAGATTCTGAACTTATATTTCTGAGAGAGAAATTGGAGGAAGCCACTAAACAGAACAGGTTACTTGATAAGAGATTGAACCAAAGTGGGCAGTTATATGTGCTCGACAATCTTCACCATTCAGGCTTGACTCCTACTCATCTTGTAACAGTTCTCCGGCATGCAGTTAAGTCCATTCGAAGTTTCGTCAGGCTGATGGTGGAGGAGATGAAATCTGCTGGTTGGGATATTGATGCAGCAGCAAATGCCATTGAACCGGGTGTGGTTTATCTGAAAGATGATCACAAATGCTTCGTGTTCGAGTCCTTCGTTTGTAAGCAAATGTTCGAGGCTTTCAATTATCCAAACTTCTCTCTTCCAGACAAGCCTTTGCCAGATAAAAGGCAGGAGCACCAACTGTTTTTTAGGCTGTTCATGGACATGAAATCTGGGAAACCAAAGGAGTTTCTTGAGCAGAATCCCAagtcaaagttttcaaaattttgtcgtGTTAAGTACTTGCAACTCGTTAATCCCAAGTTGGAATCATCTTTGTTTGGTAATTTGAATCAAAGAAACCTCGTGAAAGCCGGGGAATTTCCAAACACCACATTCTTTGCTTCATTCGCTGAAATGGCAAAGCGAGTTTGGCTGTTACACTGCCTGGCCTTCTCTTTCGAGCCCGAGGCCTCAGTCTTTCAAGTTAACAAGGGATGTCGATTTTCAGAAGTGTACATGGAAAGTGTAGCCGATGAAGCATTCCTTTCATCGGATGACACACCAGAATCCGATCCACGGGTAGCTTTCACAGTTGTTCCGGGGTTCAGGATAGATAAAACTGTTATACAATGCCAGGTCTATCTCTCTCAATTTCAAACCAAGGTACCCAAAGAGCAAGCAAAGGTTTGAGATGTTCGTCCATTAGTGTGAAATGGCATGTCTGGTAGCTGCGGGGTTGTCGGTGTTGTGGGGGCGGCGTCCGACTTGATTAACCTTCAGGCTGgttgtctatttatttttcgTTTATTTTGGTGGCCATTTCGAAAAGGAAACCGCGTGAACCGTTGGTGTTTGAGGACGACAGCCTTTTGGAACTCTGTTAACTTTTGTAATTCAAGGACACACCCCTCCAATTTTGTTAATATTAGGCTAGAAACACGGATTGTCCAGCT from Juglans regia cultivar Chandler chromosome 2, Walnut 2.0, whole genome shotgun sequence carries:
- the LOC109012073 gene encoding protein GRAVITROPIC IN THE LIGHT 1 produces the protein MDSVKSLDVNPAKGKLARTFAKVLQLRVATGVAPVDGNLKVKPQEKIKKDWNVGKSAARTGSRSLPFDNEEELENKVALQALLAKLFATISSVKAAYAQLQYSQSPYDADGIQAADQMVVSELKNLSKFKLSYLKRQFDPSSETAMLSAEIQEQKSVLKTYEIMGKKLDSQLRLKDSELIFLREKLEEATKQNRLLDKRLNQSGQLYVLDNLHHSGLTPTHLVTVLRHAVKSIRSFVRLMVEEMKSAGWDIDAAANAIEPGVVYLKDDHKCFVFESFVCKQMFEAFNYPNFSLPDKPLPDKRQEHQLFFRLFMDMKSGKPKEFLEQNPKSKFSKFCRVKYLQLVNPKLESSLFGNLNQRNLVKAGEFPNTTFFASFAEMAKRVWLLHCLAFSFEPEASVFQVNKGCRFSEVYMESVADEAFLSSDDTPESDPRVAFTVVPGFRIDKTVIQCQVYLSQFQTKVPKEQAKV